Proteins encoded in a region of the Acipenser ruthenus chromosome 11, fAciRut3.2 maternal haplotype, whole genome shotgun sequence genome:
- the LOC117426200 gene encoding uncharacterized protein LOC117426200, protein MCLWLSILGGVLFLSLATAVNIKNIMFQKNNLDVKEGEKLVIPCRFWTETPAKPNDVRLEWEYAILRNSAFLPVYQVADAVLESVPTPNPFHGRAHMIIPTIPEGDCSLIINPTLASDTGRFKLNIYSDGAKKTSPVVQIYVRSQFHGTGLSFPRGDEPAPEPPTAAAEAPPPPEPPPPEYAPDPALRAHNPPPPPKVGGGGVDKDDNSCMDIAEVDSGIIEIAKVIRAILKKTGLTLEMFVYAVGSLCGILFIGNVITAMMWSCSTSSKEEISEEGSLLGD, encoded by the exons ATGTGCCTTTGGCTGTCCATATTGGGAGGTGTATTATTTCTAAGCCTGGCAACAG ctgttaatattaaaaacattatgTTTCAAAAAAACAATCTTGATGTGAAAGAAGGGGAAAAGCTTGTAATTCCATGCAGATTCTGGACAGAAACACCAGCAAAGCCTAATGATGTCAGACTAGAATGGGAGTACGCCATACTGCGAAACAGTGCCTTCCTCCCTGTTTACCAGGTGGCTGACGCTGTTCTGGAGTCCGTCCCGACACCAAACCCGTTCCACGGCAGAGCACACATGATCATACCCACAATCCCTGAAGGAGACTGTTCACTCATCATCAACCCAACGCTTGCCAGTGACACTGGACGATTCAAGCTGAACATATACAGTGACGGTGCTAAAAAAACTTCCCCAGTCGTTCAGATTTATGTCAGAAGCCAATTTCACG GAACTGGCCTGAGTTTTCCAAGAGGAGATGAACCAGCACCAGAACCcccgacagcagcagcagaggcTCCCCCTCCTCCAGAACCACCTCCCCCCGAGTATGCCCCAGATCCAGCCCTTCGAGCTCATAACCCCCCACCCCCGCCAAAGgtaggtggtggtggtgttgataAAGACGACAACAGCTGCATGGACATTGCCGAAGTGGACAGCGGCATTATTGAAATAGCCAAGGTGATCAGAGCCATCCTGAAAAAGACTGGGCTCACTTTGGAGATGTTCGTGTACGCAGTGGGAAGTTTATGCGGAATTCTCTTCATCGGAAACGTAATTACTGCCATGATGTG GAGCTGCAGTACAAGCAGTAAGGAGGAAATATCCGAAGAAGGCTCTCTACTGGGAGACTGA
- the LOC117426444 gene encoding pseudouridylate synthase 1 homolog isoform X2, with protein MTCRMSEEQCLKALPAMGNESLKRGVEGKSEPAENGKGVKRFKANAEEPDKEEQKKLLKRKVVLLMAYSGKGYHGMQRNVGSSQFKTIEDDLVHALVKSGCIPENHGTEMKKMSFQRCARTDKGVSAAGQVVSLKLWLIDDVMEKINGQLPAQIRILGLKRVTGGFNSKNKCDSRTYSYMLPTFAFAHKDNDKQDQGYRLNRETLERANVLFSCYKGTHNFHNFTSQKAARDPSAKRYIMEMYLEEPFTRQGMEFAVIKVKGQSFMMHQIRKMIGLVIAVLKGYAADSIIERSWGEEKVDIPKAPGLGLVLERVHFEKYNMRFGSDGLHEPLDWVEEEDRIAAFKEEHIYPTIIQTEIEEKSMVNWLGTLPIHDFEATASGNQSAKAQDDEEDGNNDSD; from the exons ATGACCTGCAGAATGAGTGAAGAGCAGTGTTTGAAAGCGCTCCCCGCGATGGGGAATGAGTCCCTGAAGAGAGGCGTGGAAGGGAAGAGTGAACCAGCAGAGAACGGGAAAGGAGTGAAAAGATTCAAGGCAAACGCAGAGGAGCCCGACAAGGAGGAGCAAAAGAAACTTCTCAAAAGGAAGGTGGTTCTACTTATGGCATATTCAGGGAAAGGCTATCACGGCATGCAG AGAAATGTGGGCTCATCCCAGTTCAAGACAATCGAAGACGATTTAGTTCATGCGCTCGTCAAGTCAGGCTGCATTCCAGAGAACCATGGCACTGAAATGAAGAAGATGTCTTTCCAAAGATGCGCAAGGACTGATAAG GGAGTTTCTGCAGCTGGTCAGGTTGTATCTCTTAAACTTTGGCTCATTGATGACGTAATGGAAAAGATCAATGGACAGCTACCTGCTCAAATCAGAATTTTAg GGCTGAAAAGAGTAACTGGTGGCTTTAACTCCAAGAACAAGTGTGACTCGAGGACCTACTCCTACATGCTGCCCACCTTCGCCTTCGCACACAAGGACAACGACAAGCAGGACCAAGGGTACCGGCTCAACAGGGAGACCCTGGAGAGAGCCAATGTGCTCTTCTCCTGCTACAAAGGAACGCACAATTTCCACAACTTCACCTCCCAGAAGGCGGCCCGGGACCCCAGTGCCAAGCGCTACATCATGGAGATGTACCTGGAGGAACCCTTCACCCGGCAGGGCATGGAGTTCGCCGTCATCAAGGTGAAAGGTCAGAGCTTCATGATGCACCAGATCAGGAAGATGATTGGCCTGGTCATCGCGGTATTGAAAGGCTACGCGGCCGATTCCATCATAGAGAGGAGCTGGGGGGAGGAGAAGGTGGATATTCCCAAAGCGCCAGGGCTGGGCTTGGTTCTGGAGCGGGTCCATTTCGAAAAGTATAACATGCGCTTCGGAAGCGACGGGCTCCATGAACCCCTGGACTgggtggaggaggaggacagGATTGCTGCTTTTAAAGAAGAACACATCTACCCCACAATCATCCAGACTGAAATTGAGGAGAAGTCCATGGTGAACTGGCTAGGCACATTGCCGATCCATGACTTCGAAGCCACAGCATCTGGGAATCAGTCTGCTAAAGCCCAG GACGATGAGGAGGATGGCAATAATGACTCTGATTGA
- the LOC117426444 gene encoding pseudouridylate synthase 1 homolog isoform X1, giving the protein MLKLSLSVSKFARPQFLCVPGWSDKSKSSCLLRMTCRMSEEQCLKALPAMGNESLKRGVEGKSEPAENGKGVKRFKANAEEPDKEEQKKLLKRKVVLLMAYSGKGYHGMQRNVGSSQFKTIEDDLVHALVKSGCIPENHGTEMKKMSFQRCARTDKGVSAAGQVVSLKLWLIDDVMEKINGQLPAQIRILGLKRVTGGFNSKNKCDSRTYSYMLPTFAFAHKDNDKQDQGYRLNRETLERANVLFSCYKGTHNFHNFTSQKAARDPSAKRYIMEMYLEEPFTRQGMEFAVIKVKGQSFMMHQIRKMIGLVIAVLKGYAADSIIERSWGEEKVDIPKAPGLGLVLERVHFEKYNMRFGSDGLHEPLDWVEEEDRIAAFKEEHIYPTIIQTEIEEKSMVNWLGTLPIHDFEATASGNQSAKAQDDEEDGNNDSD; this is encoded by the exons atgctcAAATTAAGTCTAAGTGTGAGTAAATTTGCAAGACCTCAATTTTTGTGTGTCCCAG GTTGGTCTGATAAAAGTAAGAGCAGCTGTCTGTTAAGAATGACCTGCAGAATGAGTGAAGAGCAGTGTTTGAAAGCGCTCCCCGCGATGGGGAATGAGTCCCTGAAGAGAGGCGTGGAAGGGAAGAGTGAACCAGCAGAGAACGGGAAAGGAGTGAAAAGATTCAAGGCAAACGCAGAGGAGCCCGACAAGGAGGAGCAAAAGAAACTTCTCAAAAGGAAGGTGGTTCTACTTATGGCATATTCAGGGAAAGGCTATCACGGCATGCAG AGAAATGTGGGCTCATCCCAGTTCAAGACAATCGAAGACGATTTAGTTCATGCGCTCGTCAAGTCAGGCTGCATTCCAGAGAACCATGGCACTGAAATGAAGAAGATGTCTTTCCAAAGATGCGCAAGGACTGATAAG GGAGTTTCTGCAGCTGGTCAGGTTGTATCTCTTAAACTTTGGCTCATTGATGACGTAATGGAAAAGATCAATGGACAGCTACCTGCTCAAATCAGAATTTTAg GGCTGAAAAGAGTAACTGGTGGCTTTAACTCCAAGAACAAGTGTGACTCGAGGACCTACTCCTACATGCTGCCCACCTTCGCCTTCGCACACAAGGACAACGACAAGCAGGACCAAGGGTACCGGCTCAACAGGGAGACCCTGGAGAGAGCCAATGTGCTCTTCTCCTGCTACAAAGGAACGCACAATTTCCACAACTTCACCTCCCAGAAGGCGGCCCGGGACCCCAGTGCCAAGCGCTACATCATGGAGATGTACCTGGAGGAACCCTTCACCCGGCAGGGCATGGAGTTCGCCGTCATCAAGGTGAAAGGTCAGAGCTTCATGATGCACCAGATCAGGAAGATGATTGGCCTGGTCATCGCGGTATTGAAAGGCTACGCGGCCGATTCCATCATAGAGAGGAGCTGGGGGGAGGAGAAGGTGGATATTCCCAAAGCGCCAGGGCTGGGCTTGGTTCTGGAGCGGGTCCATTTCGAAAAGTATAACATGCGCTTCGGAAGCGACGGGCTCCATGAACCCCTGGACTgggtggaggaggaggacagGATTGCTGCTTTTAAAGAAGAACACATCTACCCCACAATCATCCAGACTGAAATTGAGGAGAAGTCCATGGTGAACTGGCTAGGCACATTGCCGATCCATGACTTCGAAGCCACAGCATCTGGGAATCAGTCTGCTAAAGCCCAG GACGATGAGGAGGATGGCAATAATGACTCTGATTGA